One stretch of Clavibacter michiganensis DNA includes these proteins:
- a CDS encoding winged helix-turn-helix transcriptional regulator: MSLTHTTVTAELEPCGREDHPDCGIRDVLDRVGDTWSVMVVVELASGERRFRELQRAIDGISQRMLTLTLRRLERDGLLLRTVFPTVPAQVSYALTPSGSRLTHLVKALGDWALAERAGIAESRERYDAEHPGHAIR; encoded by the coding sequence GTGTCACTCACGCACACCACCGTGACCGCCGAGCTCGAACCCTGCGGTCGCGAGGACCACCCCGACTGCGGGATCCGCGACGTGCTCGACCGCGTCGGCGACACGTGGTCGGTGATGGTCGTCGTCGAGCTGGCGTCGGGGGAGCGGCGCTTCCGCGAGCTGCAGCGCGCCATCGACGGGATCTCGCAGCGCATGCTCACGCTCACCCTCCGGCGGCTCGAGCGTGACGGCCTCCTCCTCCGCACGGTCTTCCCGACGGTGCCCGCGCAGGTCTCGTACGCGCTCACCCCGTCCGGCAGCCGGCTCACGCACCTCGTGAAGGCCCTCGGCGACTGGGCGCTCGCGGAGCGCGCGGGCATCGCGGAGTCGCGCGAGCGCTACGACGCGGAGCACCCGGGACACGCGATCCGCTGA
- a CDS encoding alpha/beta hydrolase — MPQPVTIARGPIDLAGALHLPAGFDPSVAHPAVVLSTPGSSVKEQIGAEYASRLAAAGFVALAFDPGHQGESGGEPRDLEDPYRRGEDISSAIDALQAMPGVDPQRIGALGICAGGGYAVHTARTDHRIRALGTVVASDIGAAWRSAAFAPEGPAAALDALAAERTAEMAAGPMERVAWIPDTVEAAEAAGITDLDTLQAVRFYRTPRGGHARSTNRRLRRSDSLLTGYEAFHLVEELLTQPLLVIVAGRPGSTGQLEAGIELQRRAPAAEDLVVIEGAGHYEMYDEPRYVDEAAGHLVPFFRARL; from the coding sequence ATGCCCCAGCCCGTCACCATCGCCCGCGGACCCATCGACCTGGCGGGAGCGCTCCACCTGCCCGCTGGCTTCGACCCGTCCGTCGCGCATCCCGCCGTCGTGCTCAGCACGCCCGGCAGCAGCGTCAAGGAGCAGATCGGCGCCGAGTACGCGTCGCGCCTGGCCGCCGCCGGCTTCGTGGCGCTCGCCTTCGACCCCGGCCACCAGGGCGAGAGCGGCGGCGAGCCGCGCGACCTCGAGGATCCGTACCGCCGCGGCGAGGACATCTCCTCCGCCATCGACGCCCTCCAGGCGATGCCCGGCGTCGACCCGCAGCGGATCGGCGCGCTCGGCATCTGCGCCGGCGGCGGGTACGCGGTGCACACGGCGCGGACGGATCACCGCATCCGCGCCCTCGGCACCGTCGTCGCGAGCGACATCGGCGCCGCCTGGCGGAGCGCCGCGTTCGCTCCCGAGGGACCGGCGGCAGCGCTCGACGCGCTCGCCGCCGAGCGCACGGCGGAGATGGCGGCCGGGCCTATGGAGCGCGTGGCGTGGATCCCCGACACGGTCGAGGCCGCGGAGGCCGCCGGGATCACCGACCTCGACACGCTCCAGGCGGTGCGCTTCTACCGCACGCCCCGCGGCGGCCACGCCCGCTCGACCAACCGGCGCCTGCGCCGCAGCGACTCCCTGCTCACCGGCTACGAGGCCTTCCACCTGGTGGAGGAGCTGCTGACGCAGCCACTGCTCGTGATCGTCGCCGGCCGCCCCGGCAGCACGGGACAGCTGGAGGCCGGGATCGAGCTGCAGCGTCGCGCGCCAGCCGCCGAGGACTTGGTGGTCATCGAAGGCGCCGGGCACTACGAGATGTACGACGAGCCGCGATACGTGGACGAGGCCGCGGGCCACCTCGTGCCGTTCTTCCGCGCGCGGCTCTGA
- a CDS encoding MarR family winged helix-turn-helix transcriptional regulator — protein sequence MPSTESAELWKLNQRLLTRILNAAAPQLEELGLETKEFFVLDEVDACRYPAELAQKLMLPKASVTIYLRNLVAAGLVRREIDETDLRRHRLETTDEGRAVLAKALAALASEFRAMMTRIDARDQAELHRILRQLLDDGQPAG from the coding sequence ATGCCGTCGACCGAGAGCGCGGAGCTGTGGAAGCTCAACCAGCGGCTGCTCACGCGGATCCTCAACGCCGCTGCCCCGCAGCTGGAGGAGCTCGGCCTCGAGACGAAGGAGTTCTTCGTGCTCGACGAGGTCGACGCCTGCCGCTACCCGGCGGAGCTCGCGCAGAAGCTGATGCTCCCGAAGGCGAGCGTCACCATCTACCTCCGTAACCTCGTCGCCGCCGGGCTGGTGCGCCGCGAGATCGACGAGACGGACCTCCGTCGCCACCGCCTCGAGACCACGGACGAGGGTCGCGCGGTCCTCGCGAAGGCGCTGGCGGCGCTCGCCTCCGAGTTCCGCGCGATGATGACGCGCATCGACGCCCGCGACCAGGCCGAGCTGCACCGGATCCTCCGCCAGCTGCTCGACGACGGGCAGCCGGCGGGCTGA
- a CDS encoding NAD-dependent epimerase/dehydratase family protein, with translation MILVTGATGQLGSAILQHLRATGSDAIGSSRSGADGMRRIDLDDPATISFVGVDTLVLVSAGEAEDDVVTARHDAAITAAERDGVGHVVYTSVATGGDHLAFALAHRWTERRLARSGVPSTVLRNGLYAELFGALLTWRGSRLESAFGDGALAAVARGDLAEAAAVVARAPRDHAGRRYDLVGPAITAAEVAERVGAPLDRIDLAARRASYADAGMKPFQPAMLMSIHTAVRHGFLAGSSGDLVMLLGRAPADGVQVAAEVATALRPA, from the coding sequence ATGATCCTCGTCACCGGCGCCACAGGCCAGCTCGGCTCCGCCATCCTCCAGCACCTCCGCGCGACGGGGTCCGACGCGATCGGCAGCAGCCGCTCCGGCGCCGACGGGATGCGGCGGATCGACCTCGACGACCCGGCGACGATCTCCTTCGTCGGCGTCGACACCCTGGTGCTCGTCTCGGCGGGCGAGGCCGAGGACGACGTGGTCACCGCGCGGCACGACGCCGCGATCACGGCGGCCGAGCGCGACGGCGTGGGGCACGTCGTCTACACGAGCGTCGCGACGGGAGGGGATCACCTCGCCTTCGCGCTCGCGCACCGCTGGACCGAGCGACGGCTGGCCCGGAGCGGCGTGCCGTCGACCGTGCTGCGCAACGGCCTGTACGCGGAGCTGTTCGGGGCGCTGCTGACCTGGCGCGGATCCCGGCTGGAGTCGGCGTTCGGGGATGGCGCCCTCGCGGCGGTCGCGCGTGGTGATCTCGCGGAGGCGGCGGCGGTCGTCGCGCGTGCGCCGCGGGATCACGCCGGGCGGCGGTACGACCTGGTGGGTCCGGCGATCACCGCCGCCGAGGTGGCCGAGCGCGTGGGCGCGCCGCTCGACCGGATCGACCTCGCCGCTCGACGCGCGTCCTACGCGGACGCGGGGATGAAGCCGTTCCAGCCTGCGATGCTGATGTCGATCCACACCGCGGTGCGGCATGGGTTCCTCGCGGGTTCGAGCGGCGATCTCGTGATGCTCCTCGGCCGGGCACCGGCGGACGGGGTGCAGGTCGCGGCCGAGGTGGCGACCGCCCTCCGCCCTGCGTGA
- a CDS encoding SDR family oxidoreductase, translated as MKITGRTVLITGSTSGIGRGLAERFHAAGNRVVIAGRRRELLDEITAQHDGMASVVLDVADPASITAARDELAASHPDLDVVITMAGIMRAEDLRDPAHQATAEAIVTTNLLGTIRTVDAFLPGLLASDEATLMTVSSGLAFVPLPATPTYSATKAAVHSYTQSLRAQLDGTSVEVVELVPPKVQTALMPGQQDAGDAMPLEDFLDEVMGILQARPEDEEILVQDVHGLRFAERDSRHDEMLALLSGR; from the coding sequence ATGAAGATCACCGGCCGCACCGTCCTCATCACCGGCAGCACCTCGGGCATCGGCCGCGGGCTCGCCGAGCGGTTCCACGCCGCGGGCAACCGCGTCGTCATCGCGGGCCGCCGCCGCGAGCTGCTCGACGAGATCACCGCGCAGCACGACGGCATGGCCTCGGTCGTGCTCGACGTCGCCGACCCCGCCTCCATCACGGCCGCGCGCGACGAGCTCGCCGCGAGCCACCCGGACCTCGACGTCGTGATCACGATGGCCGGCATCATGCGGGCCGAGGACCTCCGCGATCCCGCGCACCAGGCCACCGCCGAGGCCATCGTCACGACGAACCTGCTCGGCACGATCCGCACCGTCGACGCGTTCCTGCCCGGCCTCCTCGCGAGCGACGAGGCCACGCTCATGACCGTCTCGTCCGGCCTCGCGTTCGTCCCGCTGCCGGCCACGCCCACCTACTCCGCCACCAAGGCCGCCGTGCACTCGTACACGCAGAGCCTCCGCGCGCAGCTCGACGGCACGTCCGTCGAGGTGGTCGAGCTGGTGCCGCCCAAGGTGCAGACCGCGCTCATGCCCGGCCAGCAGGACGCGGGCGACGCGATGCCGCTCGAGGACTTCCTCGACGAGGTCATGGGGATCCTCCAGGCGCGCCCGGAGGACGAGGAGATCCTCGTGCAGGACGTGCACGGCCTCCGCTTCGCCGAGCGCGACAGCCGTCACGACGAGATGCTCGCGCTGCTCAGCGGGCGCTGA
- a CDS encoding GntP family permease — translation MTIEDWTQTLTAGPLLLIAAGAIAVLLLLIITLRIHAFVALILVSLATAFATGIPTSQIVTVLVGSFGSTLGTVALLVGLGAMLGRLVETSGGAKTLADTLIRIFGEKRAPFALGVASLIFGFPIFFDAGLVVMLPIVFSVARRLGGGVLRYGLPAAGAFSVMHIFVPPHPGPVAASEFFGANVGIVIIVGLVAAIPTWYVTAYLYGLWVGKKFVLPIPSLMGEADAHAESNPPKFGTVLAVLLLPLLLIFLNTGLNAASTGGILPEGTSDQAWYQILRTIGETPVALLIALLFAAFVLGRRRGIDKTALEKTLESALGPVCSVILITGAGGMFGGVLRTSGIGDALADVLGDLGIPIILAGFLIAAILRIAQGSATVALTTAAGLVSPAILAGDYNAFQVAALVVAVAGGSVVASHVNDSGFWLVGRFFEMDVKTTLKTWTVMETTIGVMGFAIATAVFGVASLV, via the coding sequence ATGACCATCGAAGACTGGACGCAGACCCTCACCGCGGGGCCGCTCCTCCTGATCGCCGCGGGCGCCATCGCCGTGCTGCTGCTCCTGATCATCACACTGCGTATCCACGCGTTCGTCGCGCTGATCCTCGTCAGCCTCGCGACCGCGTTCGCCACCGGGATCCCGACGTCGCAGATCGTCACCGTGCTCGTCGGCAGCTTCGGCTCCACGCTCGGCACCGTCGCGCTGCTCGTGGGGCTCGGCGCGATGCTCGGCCGCCTGGTCGAGACCAGCGGCGGCGCGAAGACGCTGGCCGACACGCTGATCCGGATCTTCGGCGAGAAGCGCGCCCCGTTCGCGCTCGGGGTCGCGTCGCTGATCTTCGGCTTCCCGATCTTCTTCGACGCCGGGCTCGTCGTGATGCTGCCCATCGTCTTCTCGGTCGCGCGTCGCCTCGGCGGCGGCGTGCTCCGCTACGGCCTCCCCGCGGCCGGCGCCTTCTCGGTCATGCACATCTTCGTGCCGCCGCACCCCGGGCCCGTCGCGGCGAGCGAATTCTTCGGCGCGAACGTCGGCATCGTCATCATCGTCGGCCTCGTCGCCGCGATCCCCACCTGGTATGTCACCGCGTACCTCTACGGCCTGTGGGTCGGCAAGAAGTTCGTGCTGCCGATCCCCTCGCTCATGGGCGAGGCGGACGCGCACGCCGAGTCGAACCCCCCGAAGTTCGGCACCGTCCTCGCCGTGCTGCTGCTCCCGCTGCTCCTCATCTTCCTGAACACCGGCCTCAACGCGGCGTCCACCGGCGGGATCCTGCCCGAGGGCACGAGCGACCAGGCCTGGTACCAGATCCTCCGCACCATCGGCGAGACGCCCGTCGCGCTCCTCATCGCGCTGCTGTTCGCGGCGTTCGTGCTCGGGCGCCGCCGCGGGATCGACAAGACCGCGCTCGAGAAGACGCTCGAGTCGGCGCTCGGCCCGGTGTGCTCGGTGATCCTCATCACCGGCGCCGGCGGCATGTTCGGCGGCGTCCTCCGCACCAGCGGCATCGGCGACGCCCTCGCCGACGTGCTCGGCGACCTCGGCATCCCGATCATCTTGGCCGGGTTCCTCATCGCGGCCATCCTCCGCATCGCGCAGGGGTCCGCGACCGTTGCGCTCACGACCGCCGCGGGCCTCGTCTCCCCGGCGATCCTCGCGGGCGACTACAACGCGTTCCAGGTCGCGGCGCTCGTCGTGGCGGTGGCCGGCGGATCCGTGGTCGCGAGCCACGTGAACGACTCCGGCTTCTGGCTCGTCGGCCGCTTCTTCGAGATGGACGTGAAGACGACCCTGAAGACCTGGACCGTGATGGAGACCACCATCGGCGTGATGGGCTTCGCGATCGCGACGGCGGTGTTCGGGGTGGCGTCGCTGGTCTAG
- the dcd gene encoding dCTP deaminase — translation MLLSDRDITAELDAGRVALDPYDPGMLQPASIDVRIDRFFRLFDNHKYPYIDPAEDQPELTRLIESKPGEPFILHPGEFVLGSTFELVTLPDDVAARLEGKSSLGRLGLLTHSTAGFIDPGFSGHVTLELSNVATLPIKLWPGMKIGQLCFFRLSSPAEKPYGSGEYASRYQGQRGPTASRSYLNFVHTDVTVTDAGQPGE, via the coding sequence GTGCTCCTCTCCGACCGTGACATCACCGCCGAGCTCGACGCCGGACGAGTGGCCCTCGATCCGTACGACCCCGGGATGCTGCAGCCCGCGAGCATCGACGTGCGCATCGACCGCTTCTTCCGGCTGTTCGACAACCACAAGTACCCCTACATCGACCCCGCCGAGGACCAGCCCGAGCTCACGCGCCTCATCGAGTCGAAGCCGGGGGAGCCGTTCATCCTGCACCCGGGCGAGTTCGTCCTGGGGTCGACGTTCGAGCTGGTCACGCTGCCCGACGACGTCGCCGCGCGCCTCGAGGGCAAGAGCTCGCTCGGCCGCCTCGGCCTCCTCACGCACTCCACCGCCGGCTTCATCGACCCCGGGTTCTCCGGCCACGTCACGCTCGAGCTGTCGAACGTCGCGACGCTGCCCATCAAGCTCTGGCCCGGGATGAAGATCGGCCAGCTCTGCTTCTTCCGCCTGTCGTCGCCCGCCGAGAAGCCCTACGGATCCGGCGAGTACGCCTCCCGCTACCAGGGCCAGCGCGGCCCCACCGCCTCCCGCTCCTACCTCAACTTCGTGCACACCGACGTGACGGTCACGGACGCGGGGCAGCCGGGGGAGTAG
- a CDS encoding pyridoxamine 5'-phosphate oxidase family protein: protein MTSDDFARWLRAQPSLTGSAPQLDLDALPEDPDDLFRDWVTAAADAGVPEPHAATLATVDADGLPDARTLILKDVSPRGWAFASTRSSAKGAQLAAAPAAALAFWWQPIVRAVRVRGSVVEATAEESAADLAARSAAARADVEPGDWALWRIRPVHVEFWQGSPDRRHARILYDRVGETWTRRGAAGEGRA from the coding sequence ATGACCTCCGACGACTTCGCCCGCTGGCTCCGCGCCCAGCCCTCGCTCACCGGATCCGCCCCCCAGCTCGACCTCGACGCCCTGCCCGAGGACCCCGACGATCTCTTCCGCGACTGGGTCACCGCCGCCGCCGACGCGGGCGTGCCCGAGCCGCACGCCGCGACGCTCGCGACGGTCGACGCCGACGGCCTGCCCGACGCGCGCACCCTGATCCTCAAGGACGTCTCGCCCCGCGGCTGGGCCTTCGCCAGCACGCGCTCCTCGGCCAAGGGCGCGCAGCTCGCGGCGGCCCCGGCCGCGGCGCTCGCCTTCTGGTGGCAGCCCATCGTGCGGGCGGTGCGGGTGCGCGGGTCCGTCGTGGAGGCCACCGCGGAGGAGAGCGCGGCCGATCTCGCCGCGCGCTCCGCGGCCGCCCGCGCCGACGTGGAGCCGGGCGACTGGGCGCTGTGGCGCATCCGTCCCGTGCACGTGGAGTTCTGGCAGGGCTCGCCCGACCGGCGGCACGCGCGCATCCTGTACGACCGAGTCGGCGAGACGTGGACGCGCCGCGGGGCCGCGGGCGAGGGTCGCGCCTAG
- a CDS encoding KAP family P-loop NTPase fold protein, whose product MSSPIEAFLRPDDLIDDSAVATVEGDEFEHDAIAGRIVEVLGAGQTPLNVALYGPWGSGKSSIYRLMSERLKADDTVKLVRYDAWKYGGDSLKRNFISSAARSLSLESNKKFMQGLYETRREVRLDWIAFLLRHWRSLVLIFLFSVAVATGWAAVISLASIAKDQFFDDFWNNLPKSLLTLGTVVLTLMTSLKIVDGANLTVESSAPSSDEQFAETFRELIKEAKKKFGAQRLVFFVDELDRCAPNDVVSTLISLKTFLDEPDAAFVVAADRLVLEAALDDGLRQVTPTRAAEPYYSTSGAFLEKIFQYQFSLPPLRERALTGFARDLVANKGGLWNQIREHGSNDLLEAVVYVLIPAHVRSPRRVKALLNGFATSCRVAEARGIDWLKRVLEIAQLSTLEIEFPDVARSLLQHPSLLQALRNEDTASEDAKRAAHAFETGAGPSDLILDVHDKESLSAKAAAVSSLHRQLVRYLERVTVTDVIDPSPDLFYLQQPGGSQRFDNDAVARAVDMAEEESVTTTLASFASASSSDRLLGIEVLLGMAENAVGPGRGNVLEAASRLSEGVPDEELRSPARRFVAPLISAEKKRDLRHAASPGAVRILAAAESESLINLVAGHSTDTGTLLAACRWGAVMSSHDIEALAGFVQDAMYEGNEALLDDIVREADERILEPVLNACMPAVLERMEESGTEVAATRILAARMDFTAAEMRLTRLVEASADRELMPAVMLKVMTFALATSDVALRSIVLGVVREHIESAHEGVTRSAIALAAAKQADSVDLPFWVAHITSGDTSGLYEVLVRLLDALRLDEAGERTSALSGAIEIIASLLTGTEEINELLEGAQALLGQENWARAGGVGRVDDVYGAVRALEPVLGAGRVDKLLSDDLWQEAHAGSFSASGLEVLQRQLDASSLGAARHLADAFELQPLSESSLVARLEFAAVMRAGRRTARTYEDVSNFAESAAAELVADWLGARPAVNDVLALMRRGRVSLRPMRVYASHASDPEAGLLWVEAESLGWSTDHLRAYARSSVGDVATAHLRDRILFAPRVDDRAAAVRRLLTVPFGAPGPGVEPMVGIAMELLKTGMQSNAVLAAQLVVVVSEIPRGYKLALRDRFDEVHTKQPKALTATQSEKLVRLGVLSRRKKGLFRKK is encoded by the coding sequence ATGTCTTCCCCTATAGAGGCTTTTTTGCGGCCCGATGATCTTATTGATGACAGCGCTGTTGCCACTGTCGAGGGAGATGAGTTCGAGCACGATGCCATCGCGGGGCGCATAGTCGAAGTGCTCGGAGCCGGCCAGACGCCGCTCAACGTCGCGTTATACGGACCTTGGGGATCAGGGAAGTCTAGTATCTACCGCTTGATGAGCGAACGACTCAAAGCGGACGACACCGTCAAACTTGTGCGTTACGACGCATGGAAGTATGGGGGAGACTCGCTTAAGCGCAACTTCATTAGTTCCGCCGCGCGATCTCTTTCACTCGAGAGCAATAAGAAATTTATGCAAGGTCTTTACGAGACGCGTCGCGAAGTTCGCCTGGATTGGATAGCTTTTCTACTGCGGCACTGGCGCTCCTTAGTGCTCATATTCTTGTTCAGCGTTGCAGTCGCCACTGGATGGGCAGCCGTGATATCTCTGGCAAGTATTGCAAAAGATCAGTTTTTTGACGACTTCTGGAACAACCTACCCAAATCGCTGCTCACTCTTGGGACCGTTGTGCTGACCCTCATGACGTCCCTCAAAATTGTAGATGGCGCCAATCTTACCGTTGAATCGAGTGCCCCGAGCTCAGATGAGCAATTTGCAGAAACCTTTCGGGAACTAATCAAAGAAGCAAAAAAGAAGTTCGGCGCGCAAAGGTTGGTTTTCTTTGTGGATGAACTTGACCGCTGTGCTCCTAACGACGTTGTTTCGACTCTCATTAGCCTGAAGACATTCCTAGATGAGCCAGATGCCGCATTTGTTGTTGCCGCGGACCGGTTAGTTCTCGAAGCAGCCTTAGATGATGGGTTGCGCCAAGTCACTCCGACACGCGCAGCGGAGCCGTACTACAGCACCTCCGGGGCCTTCCTTGAGAAGATTTTTCAGTATCAGTTTTCGCTACCCCCGCTCCGTGAGCGAGCGCTAACTGGGTTCGCAAGGGACCTCGTGGCCAATAAGGGCGGATTGTGGAATCAAATTCGCGAACATGGTTCTAATGATCTACTCGAGGCGGTGGTCTATGTCCTGATCCCAGCTCATGTTCGAAGTCCGCGCCGAGTTAAAGCCCTGTTGAATGGATTTGCAACGAGCTGTCGAGTTGCCGAAGCGCGCGGTATCGATTGGCTCAAAAGGGTACTGGAGATCGCACAGCTGTCGACGTTGGAGATCGAATTTCCTGATGTGGCGCGTAGTCTGCTTCAGCATCCTTCACTACTGCAAGCCCTTCGGAACGAAGACACGGCTTCTGAGGATGCGAAACGTGCTGCCCATGCTTTTGAAACCGGCGCGGGGCCTAGTGATTTAATTTTGGACGTTCACGACAAGGAGTCCCTTAGCGCAAAAGCGGCGGCCGTTTCTTCGCTTCATCGGCAACTCGTACGTTACCTTGAACGAGTCACGGTGACAGACGTCATTGATCCTAGCCCGGACCTTTTTTACTTGCAGCAGCCCGGCGGTTCACAACGGTTTGACAACGACGCCGTGGCACGGGCTGTCGATATGGCGGAAGAAGAGTCCGTTACAACAACCCTGGCGTCGTTCGCAAGCGCGTCGTCGTCTGACCGGTTGCTCGGCATAGAGGTACTTCTTGGCATGGCAGAAAACGCCGTCGGGCCTGGTCGCGGAAATGTTCTGGAGGCAGCAAGTCGATTGTCAGAGGGTGTGCCCGACGAAGAACTTCGTTCCCCAGCGCGACGATTCGTTGCGCCTCTAATTTCAGCTGAGAAGAAGCGCGATCTTCGTCATGCGGCCAGTCCCGGTGCGGTCCGCATCCTGGCGGCAGCGGAAAGCGAGAGTCTGATAAATCTTGTTGCTGGACACAGCACAGATACAGGGACGTTACTCGCTGCGTGTCGCTGGGGTGCAGTAATGAGTTCGCATGACATCGAAGCGCTGGCGGGGTTTGTCCAGGATGCGATGTACGAGGGTAATGAGGCCTTGCTCGATGACATTGTTCGCGAAGCTGATGAGCGAATCTTAGAGCCTGTCCTGAATGCCTGCATGCCCGCCGTGCTCGAACGTATGGAGGAAAGCGGCACTGAAGTCGCTGCCACACGTATTCTTGCCGCGCGCATGGATTTTACGGCTGCTGAGATGCGGCTTACAAGGCTTGTTGAGGCGTCCGCAGATCGCGAATTGATGCCAGCCGTCATGCTGAAGGTAATGACTTTTGCCCTAGCGACTTCGGACGTCGCTTTGCGATCGATTGTACTAGGCGTTGTGCGAGAACATATTGAGAGCGCGCACGAAGGCGTAACGCGAAGCGCCATTGCTCTCGCGGCTGCCAAACAAGCCGACAGTGTGGACCTTCCTTTCTGGGTTGCTCATATAACCTCTGGCGATACTTCGGGACTATACGAAGTCCTGGTTCGTCTGCTAGATGCCCTTCGCCTTGACGAGGCGGGAGAGAGAACATCTGCTCTATCAGGCGCCATTGAGATCATTGCATCTTTACTCACTGGGACCGAAGAAATAAATGAATTGTTGGAAGGTGCGCAAGCGCTTCTCGGACAGGAAAACTGGGCCCGAGCAGGGGGAGTGGGCAGAGTTGACGACGTATACGGCGCCGTGCGAGCGCTTGAGCCAGTCCTGGGCGCTGGCAGGGTTGACAAGCTTCTTTCCGATGACCTTTGGCAGGAAGCACATGCTGGGTCGTTCTCGGCCAGTGGCCTTGAGGTGCTTCAAAGACAACTAGACGCTTCGTCTTTGGGCGCAGCCCGGCATCTTGCCGACGCGTTCGAGCTTCAGCCGTTGAGCGAGAGCTCCCTCGTTGCGCGACTAGAGTTTGCCGCCGTCATGAGGGCGGGTCGTCGTACCGCTCGTACCTATGAGGACGTCTCGAACTTCGCGGAAAGTGCCGCGGCGGAACTTGTTGCTGATTGGTTGGGGGCAAGGCCCGCTGTAAACGATGTTCTTGCACTCATGCGGCGAGGGCGTGTCAGCTTGCGGCCCATGCGAGTTTATGCAAGTCACGCGAGTGACCCTGAAGCTGGCCTGCTGTGGGTTGAGGCGGAGTCGTTGGGCTGGTCGACAGACCACCTTCGAGCATATGCGCGTAGTTCAGTCGGGGATGTCGCGACTGCACATCTCCGTGATCGCATTTTATTTGCACCGCGTGTAGACGATCGGGCCGCGGCGGTACGACGCCTCCTTACGGTTCCCTTTGGCGCACCGGGCCCGGGCGTTGAGCCGATGGTGGGGATCGCTATGGAACTACTGAAAACTGGCATGCAGTCGAATGCGGTTTTGGCGGCTCAACTTGTCGTCGTTGTTAGCGAAATTCCTCGTGGATACAAACTCGCCCTACGTGATCGGTTCGACGAGGTACACACGAAGCAACCGAAAGCCCTCACCGCGACTCAGAGCGAAAAACTCGTAAGGCTGGGCGTGCTAAGCCGCAGAAAGAAGGGGTTGTTCAGGAAGAAGTAG
- a CDS encoding Fpg/Nei family DNA glycosylase yields the protein MPEGDSVFVLAARLRAQVGGALIADGELRSGARAGARLGGRRITGFDTHGKHLLMRLDDASTLHTHLRMQGSWTVTGPGKRVPQRIQHQVRVRLRLDDGRTLWGVDLPVVELIPTRDERAAIGHLGPDPLRDDWDPALAVSRLATRPDDAIRAALLDQRPMAGLGNLWVNEVGFLRGVHPATRVRDVDLPPLVDLAARSLRHSATVPAAYQITTGDPRRGRTHWVVGRAGRPCLRCGTTVLGLDDPGGTSERGRRAWWCPRCQPAPDPT from the coding sequence ATGCCCGAGGGTGACTCCGTCTTCGTCCTCGCGGCACGCCTCCGCGCGCAGGTCGGCGGCGCGCTCATCGCCGACGGGGAGCTGCGGTCCGGCGCGCGGGCGGGTGCGCGGCTCGGCGGGCGGCGCATCACCGGCTTCGACACGCACGGCAAGCACCTGCTCATGCGGCTCGACGACGCCTCCACCCTCCACACGCACCTCCGCATGCAGGGCTCGTGGACGGTCACCGGTCCGGGCAAGCGCGTGCCGCAGCGGATCCAGCACCAGGTGCGCGTGCGCCTCCGTCTCGACGACGGCCGCACGCTCTGGGGCGTCGACCTGCCGGTGGTCGAGCTGATCCCCACCCGCGACGAGCGCGCGGCCATCGGCCACCTCGGGCCGGACCCGCTGCGCGACGACTGGGATCCGGCGCTCGCCGTGTCCCGCCTCGCAACCCGCCCCGACGACGCGATCCGCGCGGCCCTCCTCGACCAGCGCCCGATGGCGGGCCTCGGCAACCTGTGGGTCAACGAGGTCGGCTTCCTGCGCGGCGTGCACCCGGCGACCCGGGTCCGCGACGTGGACCTCCCGCCGCTGGTCGACCTCGCCGCCCGCTCGCTGCGGCACTCGGCGACGGTGCCGGCCGCGTACCAGATCACGACGGGCGATCCCCGCCGCGGCCGCACGCACTGGGTGGTCGGCCGCGCGGGCCGACCGTGCCTGCGCTGCGGGACGACGGTGCTCGGCCTCGACGATCCGGGCGGCACGAGCGAGCGCGGGCGGCGGGCGTGGTGGTGCCCGAGGTGCCAGCCGGCGCCGGATCCGACCTGA